The proteins below come from a single Eucalyptus grandis isolate ANBG69807.140 chromosome 3, ASM1654582v1, whole genome shotgun sequence genomic window:
- the LOC120291093 gene encoding uncharacterized protein LOC120291093: MSSFFHGPGPEELECASSLQSQRRSLARVQNSRYVLPEGVPHELQVDLGFPTELELPPVPLKTPPLLSQVHPPYNLGDPCICTPLLLYFVDFRWSLFPRQFAQRKRRLYLPSALEEAVVAIDRGRRSNRNKLRPF; this comes from the exons atgtcttcattttttcacGGGCCCGGTCCAGAAGAACTTGAGTGCGCCAGTTCACTTCAGTCGCAGAGGAGATCCCTTGCACGAGTGCAGAACAGTCGGTATGTACTTCCAGAGGGAGTTCCGCACGAGTTGCAAGTAGATCTAGGGTTTCCAACAGAGCTAGAGCTTCCGCCTGTTCCGCTGAAGACGCCTCCACTACTTTCGCAAGTCCATCCACCATACAACCTCGGTGATCCCTGCATATGCACGCCACTGCTGCTCTATTTTGTTGATTTCCGCTGGTCTCTGTTTCCACGGCAGTTTGCTCAGCGAAAGAGGCGTCTATATTTACCTTCAGCTTTAGAGGAGGCGGTGGTAGCCATCGATCG GGGACGCCGCTCGAATAGGAACAAGTTGCGCCCCTTCTAG